CAAGATCAATAAGATTGTCATCAAAATCAGTTGCTTCTTCAACCTGATCAGAGATTACCTGTTTATTCCATAGAACGGATACACAGAGACAAggaaaatataaatttgaagTCACATTGGATGGTTTAATGGAACTAAAAGCAATGGTAATGGGTGTTTCAGAAATTAAAGATATGAGCTCCATGGTTTCAGCCCAGTAATCACTAGATAGCAATTTTCTATCTTAAATTCCCAACTATAAGATTATTGCTTACCAAGCATAGTTTAGAAATGATGTTATATGCGGTAACTGAAAATTCAGAATTCTAAAACTGCATTAGAGTATATCACACTGGTGGGGATGAGAAAACCTCGACTTGTACAACGTACATTGGTTCTACTAATCCATCTTAAATAGGAACTGCCGTTAGGGAAAGGATGATTTCCCTGGTTATGGCTCAAGTCAACTCATTCGCATATCGGCAGAGCCTCATGCACATTGAAACAAAAGTTAGCAAATAATACAATTCAGTAATGGCAAAGAGTTGACTACCTTGGTTTCTTGAATGTCAGCGAAAACATTCAGCAGCCTGCGATATTGATCTCTTGCCTCTGGGTACTGAACCATTGACTTCACCCTGGCGAGGGCTTTTTGCAATCTTTCTTCAGTCTGCTTTCTGCCTTCTTTCAGGAAATCGGAATCATCTTCTTTTGAGGATGAATCCCGCTTGCCTGTACCCTCAGTAAGACTTTCCTGTTTAAATCCACGCAAACCGCTTCCTTTCCGTCTCCAACGCAAGATAATCTTCTCCATAATTCCAACAGACCATATTATCTTTCTATAGTTTTTCCTGACCTGGTGGCCTCTTACATGGGCCTTCACCAGAAAACCAGAGTTTAGACTCCGAGAATTGAATAGATCAAAGAAATTACCATACAGAGAAAATAAATGATGAAAAAATGCATCTATTATGTAAAACAGGAGCTATGAATcatctaaattaaaaaaagattgAAATACACCTGTATTTTAACAATTCTTTCTCGAATCACCAAAAATTCTTTTCTACCCTTCCAACTGCGGAACTTATTCTGTATTCGTACGGCAGCCATATGTACTGGCTCATCTTGTTGTCCTCGCTTTTGTGTCTTAACCACTAGACATGAAAGAGCCTGCTCATCTGGCATTCCAAATTTATTATCACTGTACTCTTTTAGCTGCTTTTTCTGGAAAGACTGAACCCTAAAAACTTGATGAATTCGAGCAGCAGCTTGAGTAGCATTACGAACAGCAGCTAATGAGTCTTTCAAGGACAATCCATATTGCAAATCCCCATCACTAACTGGAGTTGCACTTCTTTCTGAAACAGTCTGCACAGCTGTTGTACCAGAATGTTCTGCAGCATTTCCATGCTGGACACCCAAATTAAGAGATGAAAGGTGCGTGCTCAAAGCAGATTCTGCGAGATAGCCAGCAATTCCTTTGTGCCCACTGGCAGAAGCTAAGTCAGCAGGTGTTCTCCCTGCAGGATATTTGGGAGTTGGATCTGTTAAGGCTCCAGGTGCTGCACCCTTAGAGATGAGGAAAGCGACCGTGTGCTCTCTGATTTTATAGAAACAGTGGGCAagaaataaaaggagaataaGTTACTGATCAAATAATCAACTGAAGAAGGGTCTAAAGAAAAAATCAAGCACTAACACCCTAAAACTTGGGTCAAACGCAATCAGATGACCTTTTAACATCCCATATGGTGAACCCCATCAAAACTCTAATGTCCTTAAAGAAACTGAACATAGATATTTTTCTTTCGAcagttttcattttctaaaagGTACTTACTCATCTAATTCTAAGCATTTCAGGCAGCCTCGTTTGTTGTCTCATTTATGGTCTAATCATTTTGACTAAActtatgttttgcattgtttTGACAAAAACATAAAGCAGCTGAAATCCCTTGATCCCAAAGCATACAATATGGAATGCCACATAAACAAAGTgagaaaaaacaaagaacaaatggaCAAACGATCAACTCAAGAATATTTGAGAAATTTTCCAAGGAGCTTACCGGCCATAAAGTGCAGCCCAATGTAGAGCAGTCCATCCATTAACATCACGAAAATTAACATTTACACCTGCAACAATTATGGGCTCTAGGGCCCAGTCATACCCAAGAGCAGCAGAAAAATGCAGAGCACCTTGGCCATCCTCATCAAGCACACATGGGCCTTTTCCACCTTCCACGACCTTCTGCACAAGCCACACATGTAATCTATCCTTCAGTAGCTTTTGAAGTAGTTGGTTTTTTACTTCTTCCAGGGGAAATCCCTCCGAAGTTAGCTTTAACATCTGGGACCATTCGTCATTATCCTCTTTCAGCGCCAAAAGGCTTTGATTAAATTGGGGCATCTTCCCTATACAGCTAGAGTCAAATTTTGGAGGACAAAAACAGCTCAGACACAGTAACTTTCCAAATCGAATAGAAAGATTATCAATAGTCCTGTTGCCACAATTATCTGCAGTATTTACATCCGGAATATGGTCTACTCGGTATTCGAATTCCCGTACTTCACTACATGCTAACCTATTGGAACTTGTAACATAGAAGGGAACCCTGCCAGCCCCGTGTAGTGGAGAATGG
The window above is part of the Tripterygium wilfordii isolate XIE 37 chromosome 3, ASM1340144v1, whole genome shotgun sequence genome. Proteins encoded here:
- the LOC119992146 gene encoding calmodulin-binding transcription activator 3 isoform X3, which produces MELSHIVFVHYLEVKGTRTNFNRIQDTNKASLYCQETKELMPISEIDSSRSTTSCRNNDHGPSLTTDMASQNSVQASEYEDAESAYNHQGTSRFHSFLEVQQPGLEKIGAELSDCYIPASSSGNLSNSGLDFLSLAQVDKVEDSHAAGLAYGSRKNIDFSSWDDALHNCNLATESLSFQQSATESHTVDAFHKPKSQISGQHWARNFGESWELDNRPQLQDGWQVSESDGLHLSKAPVDHSLQLQSAYDGTPSLHEEQVNNVNLIDSPELCDTPSDNQRGYCMHDDLQMQHLNSQSELLQSSVLQSNATLEGESNHSSSLEHHVLVGSETEVLKKLDSFNRWMSKELGDVNESHTQASSGMYWDTLEGENAIDDTSIAPQACLETDMLSPSVSQDQLFSIIDFSPNWAYVGSKVKVLITGRFLKGQLEIQNYKWSCMFGEMEVPLEIVAEGVFRCHSPLHGAGRVPFYVTSSNRLACSEVREFEYRVDHIPDVNTADNCGNRTIDNLSIRFGKLLCLSCFCPPKFDSSCIGKMPQFNQSLLALKEDNDEWSQMLKLTSEGFPLEEVKNQLLQKLLKDRLHVWLVQKVVEGGKGPCVLDEDGQGALHFSAALGYDWALEPIIVAGVNVNFRDVNGWTALHWAALYGREHTVAFLISKGAAPGALTDPTPKYPAGRTPADLASASGHKGIAGYLAESALSTHLSSLNLGVQHGNAAEHSGTTAVQTVSERSATPVSDGDLQYGLSLKDSLAAVRNATQAAARIHQVFRVQSFQKKQLKEYSDNKFGMPDEQALSCLVVKTQKRGQQDEPVHMAAVRIQNKFRSWKGRKEFLVIRERIVKIQAHVRGHQVRKNYRKIIWSVGIMEKIILRWRRKGSGLRGFKQESLTEGTGKRDSSSKEDDSDFLKEGRKQTEERLQKALARVKSMVQYPEARDQYRRLLNVFADIQETKVISDQVEEATDFDDNLIDLDALPGDDTVMSTAS